GTGTCCCATCCTAGAATATAGCTCATATATTTGGGATCCATAACAAACACAACACTGCAGAAAGGAAGTAAATCCAGGTATacaaattaatagaaatgtatgcAAAAAAGCAGTGAATTAATTATGTCAGTTAGGTAAAACAGAATAGCAGGCCTCCAACTTCAGTTTTTGAGGATGTAGCATAAGCTATACAATGGGCAAGGGCATAGAAAATAAATTAGCAAATATCAGTCAGTATGTGGAATGATAAACAAAATATTCCAGAACAAAGtacaaaaggaaacaaaattaaaattttatgaaataaataagGGATATACCTGTTTTGTTATATGATAGTGAGTCATGGatcaaaaaagcaaaaaaaaaaaaaaagcaataaaagtaaactgcaagtagcagaaatgagatttcttaTGACTGTGAGAGGTGTTACCAGGGAAGGTTAtataagaaatgaagatattaggaaTGAACTAATTATTTATAACATTAATGGAAAGAGTGAAGAAAGTAAAACATTATGGAAATATTACCTACAAAGAATGAGCACATAGATAATCCCACATTTGCCCATGCTGTACCAGCCAAGAGGAAGAAGGGGCATAGGAAGACCCAAAATGAGCTGGCAGTGAAAAGTGAAGATGGAATAGGCGTAAGTGCCTAAGTCTTATAgtgcagaagaagaacaagaacaaataCAACTGATTTGGAACATACTGAGTGcacacagagaaggacagcacaagTATTTGACTCACAGATGAGCATGACAAAAATGTCGCACATTTGCAGACTATCCCGCAAAAGGGTACTtgtgagaaatctaggaatatactatccTCCTAGTGAGTCACTCTCACAGGGCCAGtaaagacaaaattagactaattaaatcacacacacacacacaatcagcatTTATGAAGCTATTCTGCCTGAACTCTGTATGCAGATGTAACAGGGAAAACCACAAATATTCCCACAGTGAAGACGTGTAGTATTAAGTCAGAAGTGTAAACTGAAAGGTGGAGGGAATACGTTTaaaggggctatacaagggaaattatCTTGAAGATAATGTTGCAGAAATGGAAGAgtaagtagatgaagatgatattttTAGAAGGATTTCAGAGAGCACCGAAACAcacaagtcaaaacaaggcccccagagtagatgacattcccccTGAATTATTGAGATTTTTGGGAGAGCCACACATAAAAATTATTCCACATGTTATACAAGATATATTAAACAGACAAttgccctcagacatcaagaagaatgatTGAATCCAATTCCAAAAGCTTGCAAAATACGACTCCTTTCTCCTAGCCTTGTCCTGTGTCTTCACAGGATTAGTACGTTAGTCCGGATTTAGTGACCTAAgtttctgagatatcaaggaataatcaatttggtaatggaTAGAAGAAGGGGTGGTGAagggtaaaacttgtagagggagatcaaggcttcagtacagtaagcaagttcaaatggatttAAACTGCAGTAGTTATGGAGGATGGATGGACAAACATTTGAAGCTGCAGCAAACCGATCTTCACACTGAAAACCAGCAGTAACAACATCAACAGCAAGAATAACATCAACAACACATCTGGTTCCAAAAGTTCATAGCTGTGCAACATATTGTACAAAACAGCTTTAATGATGCTGTAGCATGTATTCAATATGAAACTATAAATGAAAGAAAGCTATAGAGATATGTTTTATTTGGTGTAATTTCATTTGCATTGTAAGAGAATATCCTCAAGCACCCAAAAGGAAGATATAGATCTGATTGAATCATTGTACAACACTAACCATATTGAAGCTGATGCAGGTAATGAATATAATTGGACACTCAGAGGTTAATGGCTGTGTATATATCAATTTGGTGCGTTGGGTCAGTAACCTTTTAATTCTATTAGTCATGTGTTGTAATAAAAAATAGCTGAAATGTTATACTTGAATTTTTAAATAAAGCCTTTCTTATTTACCTAAAGGAAAGCCGTTTCCTTGCAAGAGGGAAAATGTTTCATCATTGATCATAACTAACAGCTACGAATTTTTTCTATGAATAGTTAACATAAATTTTTTAGTAAACCCATTATTGTAAGGTACTAAACAGTTAACTGTgggtttaatttatttacttaacacAGTAACAATATAAAGCACTGAAGTAAAGGAATTTGAAAGACTTATATTCTTGCTTCTGTCATGTTTAGATACATAGCTGAGGCCATCAAAGTAATGTTGCTGAGAGCATTACATTGTTGCACTCATTTGTCTGTCTCACAAAGTTTAGCAACACATAAGTATTACTGCATTTTCCAGGATGATCTCTGGAACTTCACCACTGGTAGTGGACAATTCACATTTCTTGAAGTTAAATGAAGAAGAAGGCAcatactccacgaggacaacataCATTCATCCACACGTAGACAGGCCAGTCAGTAAATTTGCTCTCCCTCGAGCTGAAGAGGTTAAACAAGAACCTCCAGACTGCACAAGTGACTCTGAAAATGAGAATTCATCTCCGTTGTCAGCAGATAATATGTGGGACAGTAAAAAGGTGAATGAAGGCTCTGAGTTTGTCTGTGGTCACTGCAATGAAAAGTTTTCTGTTTGGAGAAATCTAGATGTTCATTTTCAAATGTGCCATCGTTCATCCCAGATGAGCTCACGAAAGTGGTACAGTGATGGTCTGCCAGAAGACTCATATGTGCAAGTATTTCACTGTATGGTGTGTGATCGATCTTTCCTCCATACAGCACAGCACTTTATGAAACATATGAAGTCTCATGAAAGTGCTGCCACAGCACTTCTTGACCATGATTACTGCTGAAGAGTAATTCATATCAATGAAGACTGTTCATTTTGTACATTTTAGTGGCTGAAGTTAAATGTTATGCTCCCCCAAGAGAGACAACGCATCACCACCACAGGAGAAATGATTTACACCATCCATTGCTCAGACTTAGGGTGGAACAGAAAAGAGCGAGCTATGCAGCAATGAAGATGTTTGTAAAGAATTCAACAGattgtaaaattttcaaacacaaAATTAAATCATACCTGTCTGACAACTTTATAGATTAATTTCTGAATCTGTAGTAACATAATTGAGTGTTTAAGAGAGGAAGACATTTAATAGTTAAGTTTTAATAACTGTATACATGCACTGTGTTGAAATCACCTAATGATAACATGTTTATAAGTTGAAACTGGCAATGATATCACTTGAATGTTCTCAACcgaaatatgtaataaaacatttcATAAGACAGTCACAGTTTTTCCTCAGGCTGTATGCCTAGTCCATGTGAGCTTATGACCATAAGCAGAAAGTTACAGTTTGACTAGTTACCTAAGTTTCTTGATGCTTAAGTGCTCACTCTCTCATGGGGAGAATTGAAGTTTGTAAAATAACAATGCTTTTAAAGCATTATATTTTCATATTCAATTGCAGTCATATGAACTAAAAATTGCAAAATGAAGAATTGCACACAATACTGACATTAAATTTAATGTCACAGACAAGGTATGTGGTAATGTTCAGTTCAGCGGGAAACCTTCACAAATTGGCTCAGACCCCAATAATGTCATGACACAGAACCAAAGAGGGTAGGGGTCCACCACAAACAATCAATAATGGTTTCTTGATGGTGGTGATTAGCAAACAATCAACCAGTTATATGTCAGACACTTTCATGGGCAGCATATTATCCAAACATATGGAGATTCTTCACCAAATGTGTCCAGATCTTGTCTTGCTGAAACTGAATAGAACTGGAAACAATTAATCAGTAACTTTTTAGCCAAAGTCATCTAGCAGCCACTGATGCTTTGTAGACTCTCACACAAACTATGTGAAGCTGCATGAAGGAGATGGGATtgcatactgtattcaaacaccAGTCTTGGCATTTGTTCACTGTCATCACAATGGCAGGAATTAACATTTATAGGGCCATTGGCCTACAACAAGCTGTAGTAGGGCTCATCTGAAACTACATTTTGCATCTCAAAGGAGTGTTCATATGGCCATGGCAATCACAAACACCAAACAGTTGTCACATACTGTTCTATGTAACCATTGCATGGACAGAGCAGTACAGTCTATTATGGCCATGAAGATAGACATCCTGAGCTGTGGTCCAGTACCTACACATCTTTGTGTACAACCCAGTTGTTTCATACATGAATCACAGTTGTAGCAACATTGCCTGTACAGGCTGAAATATCACACTACGACAAACCAGCTTCACACAGTGACCTTCCTGTCCTTTTTCAACTGACTTACTTGGTCTGTGATATCACTGAGGCATATTGGCAGTTGCTTTCATGTTTCTTCGTGGCTTAAGTGTGACATAACAGTGACTTTTCTCGTGTGACAAGAGAGGGTGCTACTGGGCTTGTGTGTA
This DNA window, taken from Schistocerca piceifrons isolate TAMUIC-IGC-003096 chromosome 4, iqSchPice1.1, whole genome shotgun sequence, encodes the following:
- the LOC124795352 gene encoding uncharacterized protein LOC124795352 isoform X3, which gives rise to MDDHSSSTESGSEEDIMDIHNLCRLCAIRDTCLIPLFGFEGKQYGLEVKIKKYLGLPIKLFEDTDMPHSVCYNCAAVLLSWHSLYTKCMEAQKKLKSLAVIAMAYRMSTKESQCDGVFSMEEHNLSTRLECDPLCDDGSNTSDELLHGSEGSVKPDASRLEGPEITAMISGTSPLVVDNSHFLKLNEEEGTYSTRTTYIHPHVDRPVSKFALPRAEEVKQEPPDCTSDSENENSSPLSADNMWDSKKVNEGSEFVCGHCNEKFSVWRNLDVHFQMCHRSSQMSSRKWYSDGLPEDSYVQVFHCMVCDRSFLHTAQHFMKHMKSHESAATALLDHDYC